Proteins found in one Cyprinus carpio isolate SPL01 chromosome B10, ASM1834038v1, whole genome shotgun sequence genomic segment:
- the LOC109052005 gene encoding vitamin K-dependent gamma-carboxylase-like, translated as MEPGARDATAGAPYVEASRVKKKSSKEDKQETLSPSEQTSAMKRLFGFEKEDISSWHRLVCLLNRPTDPASLGIFRFLFGMLMALDITQERGLSHLDYKYLDGAPVCRFPLFNFLKPLPMDWMFFVYFVMFLGAVGIMLGCFYRLACLMFISTYWYVFFLDKTTWNNHSYLYGLIGFQLTLMDSNRYWSVDGLRKPRKRNAHVPLWNYTLLRTQIFIVYFIAGVKKLDADWVEGYSMKYLAHHWLFDPFKLILPVELISLMVVHGGGLILDLTAGYLLFFDATRPVAFFFVSYFHCMNSQLFSIGMFSYTMLATSPLFCYPDWPRRFFGRFPEFLQPILPFVSPAPIPSSSCIYPKPPSGSGEQQQEAHAAPKPTTPSFKHKFRAIFTILYIMEQFFLPYSHFITQGYNNWTNGLYGYSWDMMVHSRSHQHVKITYRDGVTGEMGYLNPGVFTQSRRWKDHGDMLKQYATCLSENLPHFNISDPEIYFDIWVSINDRFQQRIFDPRVDLVKADWSPFRPNSWLMPLLVDLSPWRTKFEEIEGSLDNQTEVVFIADFPGLYLENFVSEDLGNTSVQVLEGLVNVEIVDEKKNYSLQPGEKMQIPAGAYHKVYTVSEGPSCYMYIYVNTTEAELQRNFTKLSELQEKVRNGTETEPLPPELQPLITGLDDQDSDNSVIDPVVRLFLKRQKRMQEVKKRREASMSERFQRFASKKYYSIRRGFLMTAIALRNLAVGLPPIEQLTREVAFANMKEPETETNQEEHLKDEVGHGEL; from the exons ATGGAGCCAGGGGCGCGTGACGCGACAGCAG GTGCTCCATACGTTGAAGCGTCCAGAGTGAAGAAAAAGAGCAGTAAGGAGGATAAGCAGGAAACCTTGTCCCCGTCAGAGCAGACCAGCGCTATGAAGCGTCTCTTTGGCTTTGAGAAGGAAGACATCTCCTCGTGGCATCGGCTGGTGTGTCTCCTCAATCGCCCCACTGACCCGGCCTCATTGGGCATTTTCCGTTTCTTATTCG GTATGCTGATGGCGCTGGACATCACCCAGGAGCGAGGCCTGAGTCATCTGGACTACAAGTATTTAGATGGGGCACCGGTGTGCCGCTTCCCCCTCTTCAACTTCCTGAAGCCCCTTCCCATGGACTGGATGttctttgtgtattttgtgaTGTTCCTTG gggCTGTTGGTATCATGCTCGGCTGTTTTTATCGCCTTGCCTGTCTTATGTTTATATCCACTTACTGGTACGTTTTCTTCCTGGACAAAACAACCTGGAACAATCACTCTTATCTGTACGGACTCATCGGCTTCCAGCTCACGCTCATGGACTCCAACAGATACTG GTCAGTAGATGGACTTCGAAAGCCCAGGAAGAGGAACGCACATGTACCGCTCTGGAACTACACTCTGCTGAGAACTCAG ATCTTCATAGTGTACTTCATCGCTGGAGTCAAGAAGCTGGATGCTGATTGGGTGGAAGGATACTCAATGAAGTACTTGGCGCACCATTGGTTATTTGACCCTTTCAA ACTGATCTTGCCGGTTGAATTGATCAGTCTGATGGTGGTCCACGGTGGAGGTCTGATCTTAGACCTCACAGCTGGCTATCTGCTCTTCTTCGATGCCACACGTCCTGTGGCCTTCTTCTTTGTCAGCTATTTCCACTGCATGAATTCCCAGCTCTTTAGCATTG GAATGTTTTCGTACACCATGTTGGCCACAAGCCCTCTCTTCTGCTACCCTGACTGGCCCAGACGCTTTTTCGGCCGTTTCCCAGAGTTCCTCCAGCCCATACTGCCCTTCGTCTCTCCTGCCCCAATTCCCAGCTCCTCCTGCATCTACCCAAAACCACCCAGTGGCTCTGGAGAACAACAACAAGAGGCTCACGCTGCTCCCAAACCCACCACTCCGAGCTTCAAGCACAAGTTTAGAGCCATCTTCACCATCCTTTACATCATGGAGCAGTTCTTCTTGCCGTACTCGCACTTCATCACGCAG GGCTATAATAACTGGACGAATGGTCTGTATGGATACTCATGGGACATGATGGTTCACTCTCGCTCACATCAGCATGTTAAGATCACCTACAGAGACGGAGTAACGGGGGAGATGGGATATCTGAACCCTGGC GTTTTCACTCAGAGCCGGAGATGGAAAGACCACGGAGACATGTTGAAGCAGTACGCCACCTGCCTCAGTGAAAATCTGCCACACTTCAATATCTCAGACCCAGAGATCTACTTTGACATTTGGGTGTCCATTAACGATCGCTTCCAACAGAG GATATTTGACCCACGTGTTGATCTCGTAAAGGCCGATTGGTCACCATTCCGGCCAAATTCATGGCTCATGCCGCTGCTCGTTGACCTCTCACCGTGGAGGACTAAATTTGAGGAGATTGAAGGGTCTTTAGACAACCAGACTGAGGTGGTCTTCATCGCTGACTTCCCAG GCCTTTATCTTGAAAACTTTGTGAGTGAGGATCTTGGAAACACCAGCGTTCAAGTCCTGGAGGGTCTGGTGAATGTTGAAATAGTGGATGAGAAGAAGAACTATAGTTTACAACCTGGTGAAAAGATGCAG ATTCCAGCTGGTGCGTACCATAAGGTGTACACGGTGTCTGAAGGGCCTTCATGTTACATGTACATCTATGTAAATACTACTGAAGCGGAACTTCAGAGGAACTTCACGAAGCTTTCTGAACTTCAAGAGAAAGTGCGCAATGGAACAG AAACCGAGCCTCTGCCTCCTGAGCTGCAGCCGCTCATCACCGGTCTCGACGACCAGGACTCAGACAACAGCGTGATCGACCCTGTAGTCCGACTCTTCCTGAAACGACAGAAGCGCATGCAGGAGGTGAAAAAGAGACGAGAAGCTTCTATGAGCGAAAGATTCCAGAGATTTGCCTCCAAGAAATACTACTCGATTAGACGAGG GTTCCTGATGACAGCCATCGCTTTGCGTAACCTGGCCGTGGGTTTGCCACCGATTGAGCAACTGACAAGAGAAGTGGCCTTCGCCAACATGAAGGAGCCCGAGACCGAGACCAATCAGGAAGAGCATCTTAAAGATGAGGTGGGCCACGGAGAGCTGTGA